The nucleotide window CTTACCACATGTGGTAGCAGAGTGATTGCGTTGGTAGCTTATGTATACAAGCAAAATCAGAAGGCACAATGAGTTTGATATTCAAAAAAATGTCTGTTGGTTCAGTTTTTGAATCTTTAAAAAGTTGTCGAATCAatttgaatatgtaattttatgtttattgtttggtaaattgttgttttttttcaCTGATAAAAAGTATAGAGTTTGGCTGTGTAAATGTGTATAGTTTTACACGTTTCGTTTAGTTGACAATTTGATAATGGTTGAAGTGCATTCTTTAATGAAACGTGTTTTCTTTCCTCGATCGTGAATGtctttttggtattttgtagATCGAAACAAAGTGAAAGCTTTTGACTGTGAATTTTACAACTGCTGCCTTGCTGCTTTGGTAAACTCTCAACTTCTTgataatattatttaatttggCCTGTAATGTTAGGGTATTGAGTTGAATGCATATGCTACATGGCATAGGTCTAACATGATTAGAACTTTAATATCATGATGTGTGATGCTAATTAAGCACAATATGAGTATCTGTACCAAGAAAGACATGAGCATCTATCTGTTCCTATTGAATCAAGTAAGGCATTGTATGCATAAGCACAAGTCATGACTAATTAATGTCCTATTGTTGGTGCGAGATACCATTTTTTAGACCTTATATCATTTGGACCTTTAGTTATATAACAAGTGGGTGCACTGAGTTGAATAAATGGTTGATAGGTTTGGTTTCATATTTATTGGAAAAGGAAAAATGGAGACTTGGGAACACAATTATATATAGCATTGCTTATTTTTCTTACAAGTCAAAGATGTGCCGATGGTGTTGAGGAGAATACATAATTTAGTTTGACTGTTCTCATTTCTTTGAGTTTTGTAATTGCATTTTTAAAGTCAACATAGTTTTCTAAGTTCGTTAGAATTTATGGTATTTTTTTAACAGGTTTTAAAAGATCCTGGTCATTCCGGTTAATTAAAGTTTTAAGATATCCTCATTCATTTAACACATGAAAATTAAGCATTTTCATAATTAAAGTTATAAATTATCATCATTATGTTCAAATGCAccatttcctttttgtttccctTCTCTCATCTTGCAAGCACTCATGGTGTCCATTTCCTTTTAATTTGGTTAATGCAGGTTTTGAAATTTGTGATGATCATTTTCatatttctataaattttgagagaaaaaagcATGTGAAAAAGCACATTAGTCTCTAGGTATAAAACACATTAGTCTAATTATGGCTAGGATAAAAAACCATGTGATAAACTGTGGCTTGGTTACACTGcaatttcaatttgggatttgaatttatttacaaaattatgatcctttttaaaatttagaaaagaGCATGATAAAAGACCAATATTCTTTACAGGAACTTGAATAAAAAGTAGGCCATGAGTGAAAACCAACCAGCAAAGATTATGGTAATTCACTAATTTAAACATAAACCAGCTTTGAGAGTTATGCTCACCCATTGTCGGTTTTCTTTGCGAGCATATTTCCTACCCAAAGTTTCCCAAACTGTGTTCTCAAACCGCTGCATCGGCATATCTTTCCAACTTCTAATAGTCTTTGGTGCTAGAACATCTTCTAACTtgattctaaaaaaaatgattcATAAGTAAAGACACCTAAAAGCTGCTAAGTAAATAGTTTAATCAAGAGGCAATTCAAAAGTAGAACCAAATAAGCCACAGTCCAACTTTCGCATACCCTCCGACGTGATTTAATATCAGAAACAGTCTCCTGAATTCAAGTTTGCCTAGAGCTTCTAATTGTGCGCTCCCATTGTGTCTTGGTTGGTCTACAACCAAGGACTGATTAGTGAGTGCTTCAAAAAAAGATAGTTATCACAAACAAACAGTTGATCAAGATgatgttttttgtgatttgggCTTATAGTGCTTCTAAATGCTGTTCTAATTGAGTTTTCTGTGTTTGCTCGAttcgttttttttcttttagttagGAAACGGTGCCTTtcagagtttgtaatttttggtTGGGGTTTTTTCAAGCTGATGTGTTAAAAGGtatattatgtgtttttttttcccattCCTTTGCTGttgagacttttttttttttttggctataTTCTTGCTGGTTTGGGATGGTTTTTGCATTGTAGTTTTGATATGAGTTTGTTGTCCCAACTTATGACTCTGCTCTTTTCCAAGCAACCTACCACACTGTATATCTGTATCTGAATTTGATTTGTTTATATAGTTATATTTTCTTTGTGAGGAGATTTCTGTTTGCTGAATAAATGCTCAAGAAATTGGATCTTCAGGCTTAATTTAATTGTGGTTGGTTTTCATCATAATTCTTTTTGCTGCACTTGGTTTCTTAGCAACTTGGTGGAGGAATGATGTTAGAAAAAAATTGCTTGGTGGAAAAGAACCATATAAGATGAAGGTTGAAGAAAGGGTGGTGTTTTCACATAAAAGTCATTGACAATGTTACGcttcaaagaaaaataattcgAACTAAATACTTCAGGAAAAACCCCAGTTGACTTTGTAACAAGAGCAGGGCACCAAAATCAGTTAGAGCATAGCAAGTAGACAGACGAGGCTCTTGAAgtatttttgtataaaaattaTAGTTGTCGGGGTTTTTGCTAATTTACTGGAAAGAGGGAGTCATTAGGTGAGTGAACTTATGGTTTATAGAGAAGAATGAAGCTtgccttctttcttgctttgatAGTTTGTATGACTGTTATATGTAGGAAGGAACTAATGGAAGGAAGATTCATATTTGAGTTTGTAGGTGGATACATACATTAAAAGTGGTATGGTAATTGGATTGGGGTCTGGCCAAGCTTTTGGTATGGCCATACAGTATATAGGTCTGCAACTTGGTGCAGGTGCTTTGAAAGATATAGTCGGGATACGTACATTAAAAATAGTGTCTTTATGCTGTTAATGGTGTCTCCGTTTGGTTGAACACTTTTATGCGATATGCTCTCTCTGTTTGTAAAGAAAAATAGACTGGTCCGAGTATCTTCTAATGAGCTGCTGCAATCTTTAAATGGGCTCCTGCAATCTTATTACTCTGTTATTTCCTTTAGTTATAGGTATCTGactttttgtttaatttctatATATGTCGTTCCAATGGAATCAAGTGCCAAAATTAGAATAAACATCCTTTGGTCAAGTTGGACATTTTTCCATATAATATTTGGTTCAGGGATCCCTTATACAAACATTATCTTCTTATGTATTTCAATCAAACTTCACCCTCATGGTTTAATAAGTGTGAAAATTGTCTTAACTATACAATTGGAGTGTTATAGTTTTAGTTAGTTTATTGAATCCGTTTGTTAGCGGTTTGAATTCTTACTCTGAATCTCACTCATTTTTTGTAGTTTAGATTGGACTCTCATTACAGCATTGTAATTTGCTCTTGCTGCTGCGTTTTGAATAAACACTTTGGTATGTCACCTGAACTTAAATGCATTATTTTCCCATTCTTTCTGTTTGAGGTACCACAACTTTATGATTTTATGAttgattgtttggtttgatcGCCTTATGTTATTCGTTTAGCATCCATAATGGCTGCTTTTGTTACATCTATGATTTATGTTTTTTGCTATAGTGTCGAAGATGTCTGGTCCCAGAAAAAGTGAACCCCATGCTCTCCGTGATCAAATGCTGCACAACATGCtgcatatttttttgtttgaacatCTATGGTTGACGACTTACCTGCTCAAACACTACTATTTCTGTGTTTTGCTAACTGCTAAATGAGGTATGTAGGTTGCAGAGCATATTTTGCCATCTTAACTGCAGGGGCAAAATATGTGTAAACTCCAGCTTGCTTCTGTTTCATATGGAACAGACCTTCTGTTTTTTTGCCTTTGAACAGTTGTGATTCCAAAATTAGCTACTTGAACAAGTCCTCAACACTTTATGTTTTAAATTACCTATTGAACTAGCTGCTTACACTGCAGGACACATATTATATGTGTGAACTAAATGTTATTTTTTGAACACCATCTCTTTCTAATCAAACACATACAGTTTTTTCCCACTCATTGTGCAACGTGTTTATATGCCAACTCACTTAAATGTGTATAAAAGCAAAATCGCTTTTAACCGATCTCATTCGCTCATGTATCCCTATGTTTGTTCGtaattgtgttgaatttattcagGTTAAGTGTGTATAAAAGAAAAACTGCTTCTTATTGACCTCATTCACTCGTGTGTCTCTCTGTTCATTCATGATTGTGTTGTATTTATTCAGGTTAAATGTGTCTTATTCATGCAGTTACGCTTGAAACAGTAGGTCCCGCTGCAATGCGCAGGGCTTATTTTCTagttactttagtctaaagaaggCTTTGAAATTGCACTGTACAAATGAACAGTGTTTTGAACCACATTtcaacttatttacaagattgcCACCGCCTCTTCAGTTtcagatttaaaattttgatttatttacgaaattgcCACCCTTCGGAGTGCACGTGTCCGTAGAAAGGGTGGGGGATGGAAGGAAACCCGATTTTATTCCAGAGATCTATTCGACGACAAACACATTTTGCTCCAGAGCTCTTCAACGACAAAGTCGATTAGGCACCTCACCGTCGCACACCTCGCCTTCCCCTCGCCGTCGCACACCTCGCCTTACCTCGCCGCCGCACTCCTTACCAGAACTCGAATCAATGGTAACTTGCcaattgtatatattttttgtcaatttttatcattattctggaaattagggtttgatcTAAATTTGGTGTGGCTGTGCTTCAGCCAAAACTCACGGATTAGGctgagagagagatatatataggAGGATTTGTGGACAGATTTCAGGGAGGAGTGAGGCTGCCAAAAAGGGGGTTAGCGTTGattttttcacatcaaatcAATTGTTGGTGTAGGTGATTGAACGAGCATTGGTTAGAGGGGAACTTTCATTTCCTTTGTTTCTGAACCGGAATGGGGTCGATGGGACCATGCTTTATTGCACGTTCAGATGAGTGATTTCAGGGATTTGGGGGTAGGGAGAGTGATT belongs to Malus sylvestris chromosome 17, drMalSylv7.2, whole genome shotgun sequence and includes:
- the LOC126609809 gene encoding uncharacterized protein LOC126609809 is translated as MGPGSSTYNERNLSKELTDKQVKPFISLGYIQDRNKVKAFDCEFYNCCLAALFRLDSHYSIVICSCCCVLNKHFVSKMSGPRKSEPHALRDQMLHNMLHIFLFEHLWLTTYLLKHYYFCVLLTAK